The Primulina huaijiensis isolate GDHJ02 chromosome 17, ASM1229523v2, whole genome shotgun sequence genome window below encodes:
- the LOC140962729 gene encoding uncharacterized protein: METVKYMWQHVLREKISKLKANKRYMVCNNGFGEEGHPSGVYTTFENDRGKYNSNGNAAESGERKGNQDEDSDIEDDPNLGFMKRKIWTEWTEELHSKFVDAVIELGEGRCYPKEILDLMNVPGLTRMQVASHLQKCRGGTWQPPNERKFKTGSSGTSSPTEARAPRTKTRKFGSMPILVINPQDHQNIQENREKSSTLDDLNVNSSVGDNSNTSSDAEGYRPQIQPQDIANGYYNAYGHVENYNAGAPNIWHLGLSLGMDNPYMSSGERFSYGDQAALGDRLGFNGSISQYQRNAAHEDTFEFRNGDFMVQNSSALQPEVGIINYNGSLHALDLEQMYSMQIPIDPNPNNGQWIHEESASADN, translated from the exons ATGGAGACAGTGAAGTACATGTGGCAACATGTCCTAAGGGAGAAGATCAGCAAACTCAAAGCAAACAAAAGGTACATGGTTTGTAACAATGGATTTGGAGAAGAAGGTCACCCTTCAGGAGTTTACACGACTTTCGAAAACGACAGAGGGAAATATAATTCGAATGGAAATGCAGCCGAATCAGGTGAAAGAAAAGGAAACCAAGATGAAGATAGTGATATAGAAGATGATCCCAATCTTGGTTTCATGAAAAGGAAGATTTGGACTGAATGGACCGAAGAACTACATAGCAAATTTGTGGATGCCGTCATAGAACTTGGTGAAGGAA GATGTTACCCTAAAGAGATCCTTGACCTGATGAACGTGCCTGGGCTTACAAGGATGCAAGTGGCGAGTCACCTTCAG AAATGCCGCGGCGGAACGTGGCAACCACCGAATGAGAGAAAATTCAAGACAGGAAGCTCTGGGACTTCATCCCCAACAGAGGCGAGGGCTCCTCGaactaaaacaagaaaattCGGTTCCATGCCTATCCTTGTCATCAACCCTCAAGACCATCAAAATATCCAAGAAAATCGAGAAAAGAGTAGTACTCTAGATGATCTCAACGTTAACTCATCTGTCGGGGATAATAGTAATACTAGCTCGGACGCGGAAGGATACCGTCCCCAAATTCAACCTCAAGATATTGCTAATGGTTATTACAATGCATATGgtcatgttgaaaattataatgctGGAGCCCCTAACATTTGGCACCTGGGGTTAAGTTTAGGCATGGATAACCCATATATGTCGTCCGGTGAACGTTTTTCGTATGGTGATCAAGCCGCACTTGGGGATCGACTTGGTTTCAATGGCTCGATATCGCAGTACCAAAGGAACGCTGCTCATGAAGATACATTCGAATTTCGAAATGGGGATTTCATGGTTCAAAACTCTTCTGCTTTACAGCCAGAAGTAGGGATCATCAACTACAATGGAAGCTTGCATGCTCTTGATCTAGAGCAAATGTACTCTATGCAG ATACCTATTGATCCTAATCCAAACAATGGACAATGGATTCATGAAGAATCAGCAAGTGCTGATAATTAA
- the LOC140963541 gene encoding phosphatidylinositol 4-phosphate 5-kinase 6-like isoform X2: protein MNKELSGIVKTWETKLKKSQVIAKKKANSIFTRMSVAHVDDDDEICNPSESHHIEKVFPDGDIYMGQWADNCPNGHGKYLWADGCMYVGDWLKGKKMGKGKFSWPSGATYEGQFKNGFMDGEGTYTGSSNDSYKGSWVVNMKHGKGVRNYANGDFYEGQWRRGQPDGKGRYQWSNGNQYIGHWKNGKMNGNGTMIWSIGNRYDGCWEDGLPRGNGTFRWEEGSFYVGVWSKDPREQSGTYYPSSAQVGGGFDWNPQEMYLVNLKDCRISSGEKIPIFPSQKTVNWPCEGESFQKKSAWKSYKEIDARAKRASMDAMESNGVDYGLGSESDLSCDVTSESLGSGTEVDEGLGAGAEELDSSQRCIRPHIVIKPIRRQGLTISKGHKNYELMLNLQLGIRHSVGRPAPATSLDLKAMAFDPKDKIWTRFPPEGSKHTPPHQSCEFKWKDYCPLVFRTLRKLFKVDPADYMISICGNDALRELSSPGKSGSFFYLTNDDRYMIKTMKKSEVKQVLKRMLPAYYKHVRAFENTLVTKFFGLHCVRMIGPAQKKVRFVIMGNLFCTDYAIHRRFDLKGSSHGRLTDKPESDIDPTTTLKDLDLNFIFRLQKSWYQDFWRQVNRDCDFLELERIMDYSLLVGIHFREISHSGQPLNTEASVSDVRTSQQSRSDVDTHTDHNRLTSINLGSNMPARAEVTVRRNNPEAQPVGEPTGEYYDVILVFGIIDILQDYDISKKLEHAYKSFQFDATSISAVEPRQYSKRFRDFIFRIFTEDI from the exons ATGAACAAAGAATTGAGTGGCATTGTGAAGACTTGGGAGACAAAGTTGAAGAAATCACAAGTGATTGCAAAGAAAAAGGCAAACAGCATATTTACAAGAATGTCTGTGGCCCATGTAGACGATGATGATGAAATTTGTAATCCTAGTGAGTCTCATCATATTGAAAAGGTTTTTCCCGATGGAGATATTTATATGGGACAATGGGCAGATAATTGCCCCAACGGCCATGGCAAATACTTGTGGGCGGATGGGTGTATGTATGTCGGTGATTGGCTTAAAGGCAAGAAAATGGGGAAGGGAAAGTTTAGCTGGCCCTCGGGTGCGACATATGAGGGACAATTCAAGAATGGTTTCATGGATGGTGAAGGTACCTATACAGGGTCCTCAAATGATAGTTATAAAGGTTCTTGGGTGGTGAATATGAAGCACGGTAAAGGGGTTAGGAATTACGCTAATGGAGATTTTTACGAGGGGCAGTGGCGGCGAGGGCAGCCTGATGGGAAAGGGAGGTATCAATGGAGCAATGGGAATCAGTATATTGGGCATTGGAAGAATGGGAAGATGAACGGCAATGGAACTATGATTTGGAGCATTGGTAACCGATATGACGGTTGTTGGGAGGATGGTTTGCCAAGGGGAAACGGGACATTCCGTTGGGAGGAAGGAAGTTTTTATGTTGGTGTGTGGAGTAAGGATCCAAGGGAACAGAGTGGAACTTATTATCCTTCTAGTGCTCAAGTAGGTGGTGGTTTTGATTGGAATCCTCAAGAAATGTATTTGGTGAACTTGAAAGATTGTAGGATTAGTTCTGGTGAAAAGATCCCTATATTCCCTTCACAAAAGACAGTTAATTGGCCTTGTGAAGGGGAGTCCTTTCAAAAGAAATCGGCGTGGAAGAGTTATAAAGAGATTGATGCAAGGGCGAAAAGAGCATCTATGGATGCTATGGAGAGCAATGGCGTTGATTATGGCTTGGGTTCCGAATCTGATTTAAGTTGTGATGTTACAAGTGAAAGTTTAGGTTCGGGAACAGAAGTAGATGAAGGTTTGGGAGCGGGAGCTGAAGAATTAGATTCCTCACAAAGATGTATTAGGCCTCATATCGTGATTAAACCAATTAGAAGACAGGGACTCACTATATCGAAAGGTCATAAAAATTATGAGCTCATGCTCAATTTGCAGCTAGGAATAAG ACATTCAGTAGGAAGACCTGCTCCAGCTACATCGCTCGATCTAAAAGCTATGGCTTTTGATCCCAAGGACAAAATATGGACAAGATTTCCCCCGGAAGGATCTAAGCACACCCCACCGCACCAATCTTGTGAATTCAAATGGAAAGATTACTGCCCATTAGTTTTCAG GACACTTAGAAAGTTATTTAAGGTGGATCCTGCTGATTACATGATATCCATATGCGGCAATGACGCTCTTCGGGAGCTTTCCTCGCCTGGGAAAAGTGGAAGCTTCTTTTACTTGACAAATGACGATAGATATATGATCAAAACAATGAAAAAATCGGAAGTAAAA CAGGTGCTTAAAAGAATGCTACCAGCATATTACAAACACGTTCGAGCATTTGAAAACACGCTGGTGACCAAATTTTTTGGGCTTCAttgtgttaggatgattggacCTGCACAAAAGAAG GTGCGGTTTGTCATAATGGGAAACTTATTCTGTACCGATTATGCTATCCATAGGCGTTTCGACTTGAAGGGCTCTTCCCATGGGCGGTTAACTGACAAACCTGAATCGGACATTGACCCAACAACTACTCTCAAGGACCTCGATTTGAACTTCATTTTTCGATTACAAAAGTCGTGGTACCAAGATTTCTGGAG GCAAGTGAATCGAGATTGTGACTTTCTTGAACTGGAGAGAATCATGGATTACAGTCTTTTGGTTGGTATTCACTTTCGAGAAATATCCCATTCAGGGCAGCCATTAAACACCGAGGCTAGTGTTTCCGATGTTCGAACTTCACAACAATCTAGATCAGATGTAGACACTCACACCGATCATAACCG GTTGACATCGATTAACTTAGGCTCGAATATGCCAGCAAGGGCAGAAGTGACTGTGAGAAGAAACAACCCTGAGGCTCAGCCTGTTGGTGAACCTACAGGGGAGTACTATGATGTTATCCTAGTATTTGGTATAATAGACATTTTACAAGATTACGACATCAGCAAGAAACTCGAACATGCGTACAAGTCATTCCAGTTCGACGCTACTTCAATATCTGCCGTCGAGCCTAGGCAGTACTCTAAACGTTTTCGAGATTTTATATTCAGAATTTTTACAGAAGATATTTGA
- the LOC140963541 gene encoding phosphatidylinositol 4-phosphate 5-kinase 6-like isoform X3: MNKELSGIVKTWETKLKKSQVIAKKKANSIFTRMSVAHVDDDDEICNPSESHHIEKVFPDGDIYMGQWADNCPNGHGKYLWADGCMYVGDWLKGKKMGKGKFSWPSGATYEGQFKNGFMDGEGTYTGSSNDSYKGSWVVNMKHGKGVRNYANGDFYEGQWRRGQPDGKGRYQWSNGNQYIGHWKNGKMNGNGTMIWSIGNRYDGCWEDGLPRGNGTFRWEEGSFYVGVWSKDPREQSGTYYPSSAQVGGGFDWNPQEMYLVNLKDCRISSGEKIPIFPSQKTVNWPCEGESFQKKSAWKSYKEIDARAKRASMDAMESNGVDYGLGSESDLSCDVTSESLGSGTEVDEGLGAGAEELDSSQRCIRPHIVIKPIRRQGLTISKGHKNYELMLNLQLGIRHSVGRPAPATSLDLKAMAFDPKDKIWTRFPPEGSKHTPPHQSCEFKWKDYCPLVFRTLRKLFKVDPADYMISICGNDALRELSSPGKSGSFFYLTNDDRYMIKTMKKSEVKVLKRMLPAYYKHVRAFENTLVTKFFGLHCVRMIGPAQKKVRFVIMGNLFCTDYAIHRRFDLKGSSHGRLTDKPESDIDPTTTLKDLDLNFIFRLQKSWYQDFWRQVNRDCDFLELERIMDYSLLVGIHFREISHSGQPLNTEASVSDVRTSQQSRSDVDTHTDHNRLTSINLGSNMPARAEVTVRRNNPEAQPVGEPTGEYYDVILVFGIIDILQDYDISKKLEHAYKSFQFDATSISAVEPRQYSKRFRDFIFRIFTEDI; the protein is encoded by the exons ATGAACAAAGAATTGAGTGGCATTGTGAAGACTTGGGAGACAAAGTTGAAGAAATCACAAGTGATTGCAAAGAAAAAGGCAAACAGCATATTTACAAGAATGTCTGTGGCCCATGTAGACGATGATGATGAAATTTGTAATCCTAGTGAGTCTCATCATATTGAAAAGGTTTTTCCCGATGGAGATATTTATATGGGACAATGGGCAGATAATTGCCCCAACGGCCATGGCAAATACTTGTGGGCGGATGGGTGTATGTATGTCGGTGATTGGCTTAAAGGCAAGAAAATGGGGAAGGGAAAGTTTAGCTGGCCCTCGGGTGCGACATATGAGGGACAATTCAAGAATGGTTTCATGGATGGTGAAGGTACCTATACAGGGTCCTCAAATGATAGTTATAAAGGTTCTTGGGTGGTGAATATGAAGCACGGTAAAGGGGTTAGGAATTACGCTAATGGAGATTTTTACGAGGGGCAGTGGCGGCGAGGGCAGCCTGATGGGAAAGGGAGGTATCAATGGAGCAATGGGAATCAGTATATTGGGCATTGGAAGAATGGGAAGATGAACGGCAATGGAACTATGATTTGGAGCATTGGTAACCGATATGACGGTTGTTGGGAGGATGGTTTGCCAAGGGGAAACGGGACATTCCGTTGGGAGGAAGGAAGTTTTTATGTTGGTGTGTGGAGTAAGGATCCAAGGGAACAGAGTGGAACTTATTATCCTTCTAGTGCTCAAGTAGGTGGTGGTTTTGATTGGAATCCTCAAGAAATGTATTTGGTGAACTTGAAAGATTGTAGGATTAGTTCTGGTGAAAAGATCCCTATATTCCCTTCACAAAAGACAGTTAATTGGCCTTGTGAAGGGGAGTCCTTTCAAAAGAAATCGGCGTGGAAGAGTTATAAAGAGATTGATGCAAGGGCGAAAAGAGCATCTATGGATGCTATGGAGAGCAATGGCGTTGATTATGGCTTGGGTTCCGAATCTGATTTAAGTTGTGATGTTACAAGTGAAAGTTTAGGTTCGGGAACAGAAGTAGATGAAGGTTTGGGAGCGGGAGCTGAAGAATTAGATTCCTCACAAAGATGTATTAGGCCTCATATCGTGATTAAACCAATTAGAAGACAGGGACTCACTATATCGAAAGGTCATAAAAATTATGAGCTCATGCTCAATTTGCAGCTAGGAATAAG ACATTCAGTAGGAAGACCTGCTCCAGCTACATCGCTCGATCTAAAAGCTATGGCTTTTGATCCCAAGGACAAAATATGGACAAGATTTCCCCCGGAAGGATCTAAGCACACCCCACCGCACCAATCTTGTGAATTCAAATGGAAAGATTACTGCCCATTAGTTTTCAG GACACTTAGAAAGTTATTTAAGGTGGATCCTGCTGATTACATGATATCCATATGCGGCAATGACGCTCTTCGGGAGCTTTCCTCGCCTGGGAAAAGTGGAAGCTTCTTTTACTTGACAAATGACGATAGATATATGATCAAAACAATGAAAAAATCGGAAGTAAAA GTGCTTAAAAGAATGCTACCAGCATATTACAAACACGTTCGAGCATTTGAAAACACGCTGGTGACCAAATTTTTTGGGCTTCAttgtgttaggatgattggacCTGCACAAAAGAAG GTGCGGTTTGTCATAATGGGAAACTTATTCTGTACCGATTATGCTATCCATAGGCGTTTCGACTTGAAGGGCTCTTCCCATGGGCGGTTAACTGACAAACCTGAATCGGACATTGACCCAACAACTACTCTCAAGGACCTCGATTTGAACTTCATTTTTCGATTACAAAAGTCGTGGTACCAAGATTTCTGGAG GCAAGTGAATCGAGATTGTGACTTTCTTGAACTGGAGAGAATCATGGATTACAGTCTTTTGGTTGGTATTCACTTTCGAGAAATATCCCATTCAGGGCAGCCATTAAACACCGAGGCTAGTGTTTCCGATGTTCGAACTTCACAACAATCTAGATCAGATGTAGACACTCACACCGATCATAACCG GTTGACATCGATTAACTTAGGCTCGAATATGCCAGCAAGGGCAGAAGTGACTGTGAGAAGAAACAACCCTGAGGCTCAGCCTGTTGGTGAACCTACAGGGGAGTACTATGATGTTATCCTAGTATTTGGTATAATAGACATTTTACAAGATTACGACATCAGCAAGAAACTCGAACATGCGTACAAGTCATTCCAGTTCGACGCTACTTCAATATCTGCCGTCGAGCCTAGGCAGTACTCTAAACGTTTTCGAGATTTTATATTCAGAATTTTTACAGAAGATATTTGA
- the LOC140963541 gene encoding phosphatidylinositol 4-phosphate 5-kinase 6-like isoform X1 encodes MNKELSGIVKTWETKLKKSQVIAKKKANSIFTRMSVAHVDDDDEICNPSESHHIEKVFPDGDIYMGQWADNCPNGHGKYLWADGCMYVGDWLKGKKMGKGKFSWPSGATYEGQFKNGFMDGEGTYTGSSNDSYKGSWVVNMKHGKGVRNYANGDFYEGQWRRGQPDGKGRYQWSNGNQYIGHWKNGKMNGNGTMIWSIGNRYDGCWEDGLPRGNGTFRWEEGSFYVGVWSKDPREQSGTYYPSSAQVGGGFDWNPQEMYLVNLKDCRISSGEKIPIFPSQKTVNWPCEGESFQKKSAWKSYKEIDARAKRASMDAMESNGVDYGLGSESDLSCDVTSESLGSGTEVDEGLGAGAEELDSSQRCIRPHIVIKPIRRQGLTISKGHKNYELMLNLQLGIRHSVGRPAPATSLDLKAMAFDPKDKIWTRFPPEGSKHTPPHQSCEFKWKDYCPLVFRTLRKLFKVDPADYMISICGNDALRELSSPGKSGSFFYLTNDDRYMIKTMKKSEVKVLKRMLPAYYKHVRAFENTLVTKFFGLHCVRMIGPAQKKVYINFKMEFFIMNFHSTEAFMIEVHCPLNKQVRFVIMGNLFCTDYAIHRRFDLKGSSHGRLTDKPESDIDPTTTLKDLDLNFIFRLQKSWYQDFWRQVNRDCDFLELERIMDYSLLVGIHFREISHSGQPLNTEASVSDVRTSQQSRSDVDTHTDHNRLTSINLGSNMPARAEVTVRRNNPEAQPVGEPTGEYYDVILVFGIIDILQDYDISKKLEHAYKSFQFDATSISAVEPRQYSKRFRDFIFRIFTEDI; translated from the exons ATGAACAAAGAATTGAGTGGCATTGTGAAGACTTGGGAGACAAAGTTGAAGAAATCACAAGTGATTGCAAAGAAAAAGGCAAACAGCATATTTACAAGAATGTCTGTGGCCCATGTAGACGATGATGATGAAATTTGTAATCCTAGTGAGTCTCATCATATTGAAAAGGTTTTTCCCGATGGAGATATTTATATGGGACAATGGGCAGATAATTGCCCCAACGGCCATGGCAAATACTTGTGGGCGGATGGGTGTATGTATGTCGGTGATTGGCTTAAAGGCAAGAAAATGGGGAAGGGAAAGTTTAGCTGGCCCTCGGGTGCGACATATGAGGGACAATTCAAGAATGGTTTCATGGATGGTGAAGGTACCTATACAGGGTCCTCAAATGATAGTTATAAAGGTTCTTGGGTGGTGAATATGAAGCACGGTAAAGGGGTTAGGAATTACGCTAATGGAGATTTTTACGAGGGGCAGTGGCGGCGAGGGCAGCCTGATGGGAAAGGGAGGTATCAATGGAGCAATGGGAATCAGTATATTGGGCATTGGAAGAATGGGAAGATGAACGGCAATGGAACTATGATTTGGAGCATTGGTAACCGATATGACGGTTGTTGGGAGGATGGTTTGCCAAGGGGAAACGGGACATTCCGTTGGGAGGAAGGAAGTTTTTATGTTGGTGTGTGGAGTAAGGATCCAAGGGAACAGAGTGGAACTTATTATCCTTCTAGTGCTCAAGTAGGTGGTGGTTTTGATTGGAATCCTCAAGAAATGTATTTGGTGAACTTGAAAGATTGTAGGATTAGTTCTGGTGAAAAGATCCCTATATTCCCTTCACAAAAGACAGTTAATTGGCCTTGTGAAGGGGAGTCCTTTCAAAAGAAATCGGCGTGGAAGAGTTATAAAGAGATTGATGCAAGGGCGAAAAGAGCATCTATGGATGCTATGGAGAGCAATGGCGTTGATTATGGCTTGGGTTCCGAATCTGATTTAAGTTGTGATGTTACAAGTGAAAGTTTAGGTTCGGGAACAGAAGTAGATGAAGGTTTGGGAGCGGGAGCTGAAGAATTAGATTCCTCACAAAGATGTATTAGGCCTCATATCGTGATTAAACCAATTAGAAGACAGGGACTCACTATATCGAAAGGTCATAAAAATTATGAGCTCATGCTCAATTTGCAGCTAGGAATAAG ACATTCAGTAGGAAGACCTGCTCCAGCTACATCGCTCGATCTAAAAGCTATGGCTTTTGATCCCAAGGACAAAATATGGACAAGATTTCCCCCGGAAGGATCTAAGCACACCCCACCGCACCAATCTTGTGAATTCAAATGGAAAGATTACTGCCCATTAGTTTTCAG GACACTTAGAAAGTTATTTAAGGTGGATCCTGCTGATTACATGATATCCATATGCGGCAATGACGCTCTTCGGGAGCTTTCCTCGCCTGGGAAAAGTGGAAGCTTCTTTTACTTGACAAATGACGATAGATATATGATCAAAACAATGAAAAAATCGGAAGTAAAA GTGCTTAAAAGAATGCTACCAGCATATTACAAACACGTTCGAGCATTTGAAAACACGCTGGTGACCAAATTTTTTGGGCTTCAttgtgttaggatgattggacCTGCACAAAAGAAGGTATATATCAATTTCAAGATGGAATTTTTCATCATGAATTTCCATTCTACAGAAGCATTTATGATAGAAGTTCATTGTCCGCTCAATAAACAGGTGCGGTTTGTCATAATGGGAAACTTATTCTGTACCGATTATGCTATCCATAGGCGTTTCGACTTGAAGGGCTCTTCCCATGGGCGGTTAACTGACAAACCTGAATCGGACATTGACCCAACAACTACTCTCAAGGACCTCGATTTGAACTTCATTTTTCGATTACAAAAGTCGTGGTACCAAGATTTCTGGAG GCAAGTGAATCGAGATTGTGACTTTCTTGAACTGGAGAGAATCATGGATTACAGTCTTTTGGTTGGTATTCACTTTCGAGAAATATCCCATTCAGGGCAGCCATTAAACACCGAGGCTAGTGTTTCCGATGTTCGAACTTCACAACAATCTAGATCAGATGTAGACACTCACACCGATCATAACCG GTTGACATCGATTAACTTAGGCTCGAATATGCCAGCAAGGGCAGAAGTGACTGTGAGAAGAAACAACCCTGAGGCTCAGCCTGTTGGTGAACCTACAGGGGAGTACTATGATGTTATCCTAGTATTTGGTATAATAGACATTTTACAAGATTACGACATCAGCAAGAAACTCGAACATGCGTACAAGTCATTCCAGTTCGACGCTACTTCAATATCTGCCGTCGAGCCTAGGCAGTACTCTAAACGTTTTCGAGATTTTATATTCAGAATTTTTACAGAAGATATTTGA
- the LOC140963635 gene encoding two-component response regulator ORR3-like: protein MSSGIDNETTQFHVLAVDDSIIDRKLIERLLKTSSYQVTTVDSGVKALEFLGLLEDENADINKNTNSNPTFPPTGNIHHEMEVNLIITDYCMPGITGYDLLRKIKESRLLKDIPVVIMSSENVPTRINNCLQQGAHEFFIKPVQQSDVNKLRPHLLRGKSMENQTNNIIINSSKRKPIEECLSPSRIRAKLKDLELVQ from the exons ATGAGTAGTGGTATAGACAACGAGACGACTCAGTTTCACGTACTAGCAGTCGATGATAGCATAATCGATAGAAAGTTAATCGAGAGGCTCCTCAAAACTTCTTCTTACCAAG TTACCACAGTAGATTCTGGAGTGAAGGCGCTCGAGTTTCTTGGATTGCTAGAAGATGAGAATGCAGACATAAACAAGAACACAAACTCAAACCCAACTTTTCCTCCAACTGGGAATATCCAtcat GAAATGGAAGTGAATTTGATCATTACAGACTACTGTATGCCAGGAATAACAGGCTATGACCTCCTCAGAAAGATTAAA gAATCAAGATTATTGAAAGATATCCCAGTTGTGATAATGTCATCTGAAAATGTTCCCACGagaataaataattgtttgcaGCAAGGAGCACATGAATTCTTCATCAAACCAGTTCAACAATCTGATGTCAATAAACTAAGGCCACATTTATTGAGAGGGAAATCGATGGAAAAtcaaacaaataatattattattaatagcaGTAAAAGAAAGCCGATTGAAGAATGCTTGTCACCGAGTAGGATAAGAGCAAAATTGAAGGACTTGGAACTTGTTCAATGA
- the LOC140963634 gene encoding protein SENSITIVITY TO RED LIGHT REDUCED 1-like, whose amino-acid sequence MAATAKHLSEKSCSAEEWIVVLPRRGKKNRSFSHPGVPIQQKKEQSWTPTDMEEDPERESKLMQKMQIYLQKLEVSDFFSSFLEQMQNPDMLNKFLKVLGSEENMQMVIYGIGSIESFEPPRFQLCLAILIKRNFDWIGEIEVFDPIISLIESKILNSLGCSVLSVNEQGRRQIQKPTLFFMPHCEADLYENLLAVNWVIDRLVRLVLLGNSFGSYEQHMSLCKNLAASNSRKHILAVKNFSEEVMIETFSDDYFRAFHGSSWHFFSPVTEAELQF is encoded by the coding sequence ATGGCTGCTACTGCGAAACACCTCTCCGAAAAATCTTGCTCGGCTGAAGAGTGGATCGTTGTTCTGCCACGTCGTGGAAAGAAGAATAGAAGTTTTAGCCATCCTGGGGTCCCgattcaacaaaaaaaagaaCAATCATGGACTCCAACAGATATGGAAGAAGATCCTGAGAGGGAATCCAAATTGATGCAGAAAATGCAGATTTATCTTCAGAAGCTTGAGGTTTCTGACTTCTTCAGTTCTTTCTTGGAGCAGATGCAGAATCCGGATATGTTGAATAAGTTTCTTAAGGTTCTGGGCTCGGAAGAAAATATGCAGATGGTTATTTATGGTATTGGTAGCATTGAATCATTTGAACCCCCTCGTTTTCAACTTTGTCTCGCAATTTTGATCAAGAGAAATTTTGATTGGATTGGAGAAATAGAAGTTTTTGATccaattatttctttgatagaATCAAAGATTTTGAATTCTCTTGGTTGCTCTGTTCTGTCGGTCAATGAACAGGGCCGTCGACAAATCCAAAAACCTACTCTTTTCTTCATGCCACACTGTGAGGCAGACCTTTATGAGAATCTCTTAGCAGTAAATTGGGTAATTGATCGATTGGTTCGTCTTGTACTCCTTGGGAATAGTTTTGGTTCTTACGAGCAGCACATGTCGCTTTGTAAGAATCTTGCTGCTTCGAACTCAAGAAAGCACATCTTGGCTGTCAAGAACTTCAGTGAAGAGGTTATGATCGAAACTTTTTCAGATGATTATTTCAGAGCCTTCCATGGTTCAAGCTGGCATTTCTTTAGCCCTGTTACTGAGGCGGAGTTGCAATTCTAA